In the genome of Desulfofalx alkaliphila DSM 12257, the window TAACTTTGGGAAACATAAAGGTAAAAAGCTAGGTGATGTGCCTACAGATTATGTGGAGTGGCTGGCAGACAATGCACGTGACCAGTGGCTCAAAGATGCGTCTAATAAGCTACTATCTGGCAATGTGTCAGAGCCAGCGGAGGCAGAGATAGTAGACGACGGTCATATTGACTATAGCGATGATAATAGTGATGAGGTACCGTTTTGACTTTAAGCAATATTAATAGTCCCGGCTGGTGCCTAGCCAGCCGCCGGATGTTTTACACCGGGAGGTGATTATATGCGGGGTAAAAAGCCAAATTTAAGACAGAAAAGGTTAATAGCAAGAGCTAGACTGAACCCAAATAATTGGCTAGTGACTAAAAATCCCGTTGGTGAGCTATATATTCAACACCGCCACACTGGCAGTGAACGAGTAATAAAACTAAGGGGTAATGGCAATGCAGCAGGCTAAGTTGTATGAACGGCAGGATAATGTGTACCACCTAGAATACCGCCCGCACCAAAAGGTATTATATCGCCGCCGGCTGGTGTGGAAGCCAGTAAATGCGGTGCAGCGATGGTTGGAGAGCGGAGACAAACCGTCTGCCAAGGTGTTTGCGTATGGGGCGCTTGCGGTGGCAGCGGTGTTTCTGGTGGCTCAGGTGGTGAGGTGGATTATATGAGTAAAACAAAGATTGAATGGGCAGATGCTGTATGGAACCCGGTTACAGGCTGCACACCAATTAGTCCGGGGTGTGAAAATTGCTACGCAAAACGCATGGCACAAAGGCTTCGTGGCCGGTGCGGGTATCCAGCTGATGAGCCATTTCGGGTAACGATGCACCTGAAAAGGTTTATAGAGCCACTGCGGTGGAAGAAGCCGCGCAGGGTGTTCGTGTGCAGTATGGGTGATTTGTTCCATGAAAATGTGCCAGATAATATTATTTACAATATTTTTGCTGTAATGGCTGATACTCCTCAGCACACATATATGGTATTAACAAAGCGACCTGGGCGGATGAAAGATATTTTATGCAGACCAAATGCTGCAAATGAAATATGGAGAAACACAACATACAGTGATGATCCTGGTTGCCATAAATATTGGCCCCTTCCCAACGTTTGGCTTGGCGTTACCGCCGAAAATCAGGAACAGGCTGACAAGCG includes:
- a CDS encoding DUF6906 family protein, with the protein product MRGKKPNLRQKRLIARARLNPNNWLVTKNPVGELYIQHRHTGSERVIKLRGNGNAAG
- a CDS encoding DUF5131 family protein, with protein sequence MSKTKIEWADAVWNPVTGCTPISPGCENCYAKRMAQRLRGRCGYPADEPFRVTMHLKRFIEPLRWKKPRRVFVCSMGDLFHENVPDNIIYNIFAVMADTPQHTYMVLTKRPGRMKDILCRPNAANEIWRNTTYSDDPGCHKYWPLPNVWLGVTAENQEQADKRIPILLQIPATVRFVSVEPMLGPVDLSKYLTCQFYAGEEMEWRKGTIVPEGYPKLRAARIRSRIDWVICGGESGPLARPMHPDWVRSLRDQCVASGVPFFFKQWGEWAPVHELRCNEPGIKNKLWYNFDPDTSVCKIGKKKAGRLLDSREWDEFPGHAG